A window of the Dictyostelium discoideum AX4 chromosome 4 chromosome, whole genome shotgun sequence genome harbors these coding sequences:
- the lrlA gene encoding G-protein-coupled receptor family protein (Similar to GPCR): MPSQLLNTVLSYLTDILLSLSIVGSFLTIFTFMLYPKLRSYPIKLIIYLCMSIVFSLFFFEISFRSSNSLFCIPAAILVHYFFLANFFWTFSVSFNFFQMIVKRNRDSEFYERYYHLISWGIPFIIIIFCAAFKKYVDRGGFCYLEDQYSVYFGFFMPGVIIVCSNICIYVFVAKEIYKTLRHTPTQKRQTVKEFRVYFSIFVSIGSSWIFGFIYMFSDSNSIIGYIFLILFSISTSLQGFFIFISYCLNYKVFAHYSRSFTQYGVSFFKRWENLDGETTQSGPTGTTDSSSTMTSTTTTTNVYSA; encoded by the exons GTTGGGTCATTTTTAAcaatatttacatttatgCTTTACCCAAAATTAAGGTCATATccaataaaattgataatatatttatgtATGTCAATTGTGTTttcattattcttttttgagATATCATTCAGGTCATCAAATTCGTTATTTTGTATACCAGCAGCAATTTTGGttcattacttttttttagcAAATTTCTTTTGGACATTTTCAGTttctttcaatttctttcAAATGATTGTTAAAAGGAATAGAGATTCTGAATTTTATGAAagatattatcatttaatttcatgGGGAATTccatttataattataattttttgtgcagcatttaaaaaatatgttGATAGAGGTGGATT ttgttATTTAGAAGATCAATACTCTGTTTATTTTGGATTTTTCat gccAGGAGTAATTATTGTTTGTTCAAATATATGTATTTATGTATTTGTTgcaaaagaaatttataaaactttAAGACATACACCAACACAAAAACGTCAAACGGTTAAAGAATTTAGagtttatttttcaatttttgtaTCAATTGGAAGTTCATGGATTTTTggatttatttatatgttttcagattcaaattcaattattggatatatatttttaattttattttcaatttcaacatcATTACAaggattttttatttttatttcatattgtttaaattataaagttTTTGCTCATTATTCAAGATCTTTCACACAATATGGGGTTTCATTCTTTAAAAGATGGGAAAATTTGGATGGTGAAACAACACAATCTGGTCCAACTGGTACAACtgattcatcatcaacaatgacttcaacaacaacaacaacaaatgttTATTCTgcataa